The following coding sequences are from one Novosphingobium sp. Gsoil 351 window:
- the gcvH gene encoding glycine cleavage system protein GcvH produces MNRYFTKDHEWVEIDGATATVGITDYAQGQLGDITFVELPAEGATLAQGDSASVVDSVKAASDVYSPVSGTVSGVNEALADNPELVNSAAEGDGWLWRMTLSDASELGALMDEPAYRSFVDTL; encoded by the coding sequence ATGAACCGTTATTTCACCAAGGACCACGAATGGGTCGAGATCGACGGCGCCACCGCCACGGTCGGAATCACCGACTATGCCCAGGGCCAGCTCGGCGACATCACCTTCGTCGAACTCCCCGCCGAGGGCGCAACCCTGGCCCAGGGCGACAGCGCCTCGGTAGTCGATTCCGTCAAGGCCGCCTCCGATGTCTATTCTCCGGTGAGCGGCACGGTCAGCGGCGTGAACGAGGCGCTCGCCGACAATCCCGAGCTGGTGAACTCGGCGGCGGAGGGCGACGGCTGGCTGTGGCGGATGACGCTGTCCGACGCGAGCGAGCTCGGCGCGTTGATGGACGAGCCCGCCTATCGCAGCTTCGTCGACACGCTTTAG
- the gcvT gene encoding glycine cleavage system aminomethyltransferase GcvT translates to MSDTYNNPDEPAHPDDAPSGPERLPLDAWHRQRGARMVPFAGYEMPVQYVVEGGGIIAEHLWTRSHAGLFDVSHMGQLEVSGEGAAAALEAALPIDLATLKPGGVRYSLLLDEHGGILDDLMVTNAVHHFYLVVNGATKWDDIAHLREHLPDAVTLSHLADDALLALQGPEAATALARLGLAPMNDGWPTAQTITFMQAAPFRWGEVPLRISRSGYTGEDGYEISVPGEHAAALADALCAQPEVKPIGLGARDSLRLEAGLPLYGHDITAETDPVEAGLTFAINKRRRSEGGFLGANPILAALAAGPARKRVGLALEGRMAARESDAVLRAGSATGRVTSGGFAPSLGRPIAMAYVEAADAAPGTSLEIEVRGKRIAATVVPLPFIPHRYFR, encoded by the coding sequence GTGAGCGACACATACAATAACCCCGACGAACCCGCGCACCCGGACGATGCTCCGTCCGGTCCGGAACGGCTTCCGCTCGACGCCTGGCACCGGCAGCGCGGCGCGCGGATGGTCCCGTTCGCGGGCTATGAGATGCCGGTCCAGTACGTGGTCGAGGGTGGGGGCATCATCGCCGAGCATCTGTGGACGCGCAGTCACGCCGGGCTGTTCGACGTCTCCCACATGGGCCAGCTCGAGGTTTCGGGCGAGGGGGCGGCTGCCGCGCTCGAAGCGGCGCTGCCGATCGACCTCGCCACGCTCAAGCCCGGCGGGGTGCGCTATTCGCTGCTGCTTGACGAGCATGGCGGGATTCTCGACGACCTGATGGTCACCAACGCGGTCCATCACTTCTACCTCGTGGTCAACGGTGCGACCAAGTGGGACGACATCGCCCACTTGCGCGAGCATCTGCCCGACGCGGTCACGCTCAGCCACCTCGCCGACGACGCCTTGCTGGCGTTGCAGGGGCCGGAAGCGGCGACCGCGCTGGCAAGGTTGGGGCTGGCGCCGATGAACGATGGCTGGCCGACCGCGCAGACCATAACCTTCATGCAGGCCGCTCCGTTCCGGTGGGGCGAAGTGCCGCTGCGGATCAGCCGCTCGGGCTATACTGGAGAGGACGGCTACGAAATCTCGGTCCCCGGCGAACACGCCGCCGCGCTGGCCGACGCGCTGTGCGCCCAGCCCGAGGTCAAGCCGATCGGCCTCGGTGCGCGCGACTCGCTGCGGCTCGAAGCCGGGCTGCCGCTTTATGGGCATGACATTACCGCCGAGACCGATCCGGTCGAGGCCGGACTGACCTTCGCGATCAACAAGCGGCGCCGGTCCGAGGGCGGGTTTTTGGGGGCGAATCCGATCCTCGCCGCGCTGGCCGCCGGACCGGCGCGCAAACGGGTCGGATTGGCGCTCGAAGGGCGCATGGCTGCGCGCGAAAGTGATGCAGTACTGCGCGCTGGGAGTGCGACTGGGAGAGTAACTTCGGGCGGATTTGCGCCCAGTCTCGGGCGTCCGATCGCCATGGCCTATGTCGAGGCCGCCGACGCGGCGCCCGGCACCTCGCTCGAAATCGAAGTCAGGGGCAAGCGCATCGCCGCCACCGTGGTCCCGCTACCCTTCATCCCCCATCGCTACTTCCGCTGA
- a CDS encoding NAD(P)H-binding protein, translating into MSEPPRPDPIRPDPIRILLVGATGLIGTTLIQRAVGRERYRLTAIARREAPLPQGARMELLVADPADWGPVIGTANADAIVIALGTTWRASGRNEAVFRATDKDLVLACAQAAKAAGVKRCIVVSSVGAAISSRGLYFRVKGEVEDALAKLKFDRLDILRPGLLRGPRAERRPAEKLAMLATPLVDPLLHGSARKYRSVRATTMADAILALAAEKPRGRFIHEHDEIVRAADRLDAPSRR; encoded by the coding sequence ATGTCTGAGCCCCCCAGGCCTGACCCGATCCGGCCTGACCCGATCCGGATCTTGCTGGTCGGCGCCACCGGCTTGATTGGGACCACGCTGATCCAGCGCGCGGTCGGGCGTGAGCGCTATCGTCTGACCGCGATCGCCCGGCGCGAGGCGCCGCTGCCGCAAGGCGCGCGGATGGAGCTGCTCGTCGCCGATCCGGCCGATTGGGGTCCGGTGATCGGCACCGCCAATGCCGACGCGATCGTGATCGCGCTTGGCACCACCTGGCGCGCGTCGGGCAGGAACGAGGCGGTGTTCCGCGCGACCGACAAAGACCTTGTGCTCGCCTGCGCGCAGGCCGCCAAAGCCGCGGGCGTGAAGCGCTGCATCGTGGTGTCGTCGGTCGGGGCTGCGATTTCCAGCCGCGGGCTGTACTTTCGGGTCAAAGGCGAGGTCGAGGATGCACTCGCCAAGCTGAAGTTCGATCGGCTCGACATTCTGCGCCCGGGCCTGCTGCGCGGGCCTCGCGCCGAACGCCGTCCGGCCGAGAAGCTGGCGATGCTCGCCACCCCGCTGGTCGATCCGCTGCTCCACGGGTCGGCGCGCAAATATCGCTCGGTCCGCGCGACGACGATGGCGGATGCCATCCTCGCGCTCGCCGCGGAAAAGCCGCGCGGGAGGTTTATCCACGAACACGACGAGATTGTCCGCGCCGCGGACCGGTTGGACGCCCCGTCGCGGCGTTGA
- a CDS encoding deoxyguanosinetriphosphate triphosphohydrolase, which translates to MTRASYAADPAHSRGREFALDERATRGPRSAFQRDRDRIVHSIAFRRLRHKTQVFVAPDGDHYRVRLTHSLEVAQIGRTIARALGLDEDLTEALCLAHDIGHPPFGHAGEEALNGALAGHGGFDHNAHTLRTLMRLESPYCDHEGLNLSWELLEGLAKHNGPVIEPSWALAELDAMCPLALRDWPSLEAQVAALADDIAYDNHDIDDGLRAGFLVLDDLLMLDFVADQFREVERRFPDAPRERQLRELVRGQIGLMVNDLIGETQARLAGGGIETIAQVRAAGRALVGFSPELEARERTLKAFLYERLYFHPEQRATAERARAVIERLFAALAADPAQMPPSWHEALPAREPQRSRHIADFIAGMTDRYAIDTYHRLFGEIPEGLRNV; encoded by the coding sequence GTGACCCGCGCCTCTTACGCTGCCGATCCCGCCCACAGCCGCGGCCGCGAATTCGCGCTCGACGAACGCGCCACCCGCGGGCCGCGCAGCGCATTCCAGCGCGACCGCGACCGGATCGTCCATTCGATCGCCTTCCGCCGCCTGCGCCACAAGACCCAGGTGTTCGTCGCCCCTGACGGCGATCACTATCGCGTCCGCCTGACCCACAGCCTGGAAGTCGCGCAGATCGGCAGGACCATCGCCCGCGCGCTGGGGCTCGACGAGGACCTGACCGAGGCGCTGTGCCTGGCCCACGACATCGGCCACCCCCCGTTCGGCCACGCCGGAGAGGAGGCGCTGAACGGCGCGCTCGCGGGGCACGGCGGGTTCGACCACAACGCCCACACCCTACGCACGCTGATGCGGCTCGAAAGCCCGTATTGCGATCACGAGGGCCTCAACCTTAGCTGGGAGTTGCTGGAAGGGCTCGCCAAGCACAACGGGCCGGTGATCGAGCCGTCGTGGGCGCTGGCCGAGCTCGACGCGATGTGTCCGCTGGCGCTGCGCGATTGGCCGAGCCTGGAGGCGCAAGTCGCCGCGCTGGCCGACGACATCGCCTACGACAACCACGACATCGACGACGGCCTGCGCGCCGGGTTCCTGGTGCTCGACGATCTGCTGATGCTCGATTTCGTCGCCGATCAGTTTCGCGAGGTCGAGCGCCGCTTCCCCGACGCGCCGCGCGAACGCCAGCTGCGCGAGCTGGTGCGCGGGCAGATCGGGCTGATGGTCAACGACCTGATCGGCGAGACGCAGGCGCGGTTGGCGGGCGGGGGCATCGAGACGATCGCGCAGGTCCGCGCCGCCGGTCGCGCGCTGGTGGGGTTCTCGCCCGAACTCGAAGCGCGGGAGCGCACGCTCAAGGCGTTTCTCTACGAGCGACTCTACTTCCACCCCGAACAGCGCGCCACAGCGGAGCGCGCGCGGGCGGTGATCGAGCGCCTGTTTGCCGCGCTCGCCGCCGATCCGGCGCAGATGCCGCCCAGCTGGCACGAGGCGTTGCCCGCGCGCGAACCGCAGCGCAGCCGCCACATCGCCGATTTCATCGCCGGGATGACCGACCGCTACGCCATCGACACCTATCACCGCCTGTTCGGCGAAATCCCTGAAGGACTGCGCAATGTCTGA
- a CDS encoding aspartate/glutamate racemase family protein, with protein sequence MRKLGLIGGMSWVSTRTYYEHLNRFVQRRVGGQASAPLLIESLDFAELARLTDDAAWQVTAQTLGESAKRLEAAGAGALIIAANSMHRVYDEVAAAVTIPILHIADTVGKRMAEKGVKRAALLGTSAVMTESFYRERLVAHGITLMPPDMDGIPAIEEMIYNDLMREKASRTAERACKTWITHQSQDGAQAIVLACTELEMVVDVDANVLPIYDGTRIHAEAAADWILGE encoded by the coding sequence GTGCGCAAACTGGGGCTGATCGGGGGGATGAGCTGGGTCTCGACCCGGACCTACTACGAGCATCTCAACCGGTTCGTTCAGCGCCGGGTGGGCGGCCAGGCAAGCGCGCCGCTGCTGATCGAAAGCCTCGACTTCGCGGAACTCGCTCGGCTGACCGACGATGCGGCCTGGCAAGTCACGGCGCAAACGCTCGGGGAATCGGCCAAACGCCTCGAGGCCGCAGGCGCCGGCGCGCTGATAATCGCCGCCAATTCGATGCATCGCGTCTATGACGAAGTGGCCGCCGCCGTCACGATCCCCATCCTTCACATCGCCGACACCGTCGGCAAACGGATGGCCGAAAAGGGGGTGAAGCGCGCGGCGCTGCTCGGCACCAGCGCGGTGATGACGGAAAGCTTCTATCGCGAACGCCTGGTCGCCCACGGCATCACCCTGATGCCCCCAGACATGGACGGAATCCCGGCGATCGAGGAAATGATCTACAACGACCTGATGCGCGAAAAGGCCTCGCGCACCGCCGAACGCGCCTGCAAGACCTGGATCACCCACCAATCGCAGGATGGCGCGCAGGCGATCGTGCTCGCCTGCACCGAGCTGGAGATGGTGGTCGACGTCGATGCCAACGTCCTGCCGATCTACGACGGAACGCGGATCCACGCCGAGGCGGCGGCGGACTGGATACTGGGTGAATAG
- a CDS encoding alpha/beta fold hydrolase encodes MRRVLTWLAILAALLVVAFVAKRTPDTDRKAMLAKYGAPPSQFAILRPGLTVHFRDEGPRDAPVVMLLHGSNADLHTWDAWTAALTDRYRVVRFDQIGHGLTGADPAGDYAEGNFADDVGRMADKLRLKRFVLAGNSMGGGIALAYALRHPERLDGLVLLDSVGSPPVGKAEGNLAFTLARNPVGGWLMTRITPRSLIDKSLHQSVRNQAIVTPAMVDRYWELLRFPGNRAATVARFSRPMTSFPASDLARLKVPVLIQWGEGDPLIPLAAGQWLHRAIPGSRMIVYPGIGHIPMEEAPDKSAADLRGWLAMLPSTGGGAGAAAGAPPRVDAHR; translated from the coding sequence TTGCGCCGGGTCCTCACCTGGCTGGCGATCCTCGCCGCGCTGCTGGTCGTGGCGTTCGTGGCCAAGCGCACGCCGGACACCGACCGCAAGGCGATGCTCGCCAAGTACGGCGCGCCGCCCTCGCAGTTCGCGATCTTGCGCCCTGGCCTGACTGTCCACTTCCGCGACGAGGGACCGCGCGATGCACCGGTCGTCATGCTCCTCCACGGCTCGAACGCCGATCTCCACACTTGGGACGCGTGGACCGCCGCGCTTACCGACCGTTACCGCGTCGTCCGCTTCGACCAGATCGGGCACGGCCTGACCGGCGCCGACCCGGCGGGCGACTATGCGGAGGGCAATTTTGCCGACGACGTCGGGCGGATGGCGGACAAGCTGCGCCTGAAGCGGTTCGTGCTGGCGGGCAATTCGATGGGCGGGGGAATCGCGCTGGCCTATGCGCTGCGCCATCCCGAGCGGCTCGACGGCCTGGTGCTGCTGGATTCGGTCGGTTCGCCTCCGGTCGGCAAGGCGGAGGGCAACCTCGCCTTCACCCTGGCGCGCAATCCGGTGGGCGGGTGGCTGATGACCCGGATCACTCCGCGCAGCCTGATCGACAAGAGTCTGCATCAAAGCGTTCGCAACCAGGCGATCGTGACCCCGGCGATGGTCGACCGGTACTGGGAACTGCTGCGCTTTCCCGGCAACCGGGCGGCGACCGTCGCGCGGTTTTCCCGGCCGATGACCTCGTTTCCGGCAAGCGACCTGGCCCGGCTGAAGGTGCCGGTTCTCATCCAGTGGGGCGAAGGCGATCCGCTCATCCCGCTTGCCGCCGGGCAGTGGCTGCACCGCGCGATCCCCGGCAGCCGGATGATCGTCTATCCCGGCATCGGCCATATCCCGATGGAGGAGGCGCCGGACAAGAGCGCCGCAGACCTGCGCGGCTGGCTCGCCATGCTGCCATCGACGGGCGGAGGCGCTGGCGCGGCGGCTGGCGCTCCGCCGCGGGTGGACGCCCATCGCTGA
- a CDS encoding SO2930 family diheme c-type cytochrome translates to MIPRLPPAGALRVAVLGAALTLVGAAPATPVNNTAITASGYPATLAEFGFFADAAAHKPAAGVTPYRLNTPLWSDGAEKHRFLYLPPGAKAKAGGEGLLELPVGAALIKTFAFGERQIETRVLLHRAEGWVALPYKWNEAQTEAKLTLGGARVALTTPQGAAISYSIPNKNQCKECHGFAGVVTPIGPKARNLAPAWLAAQVKAGRLDRSPAVAMRLPLWEERGKSPAAPVARGYLDANCGHCHNPAGSASNSGLDLRWEQNDPALLGTNKRPVAAGRGAGTNEFDVVPGDPDHSILTYRMASLEGGVAMPELGKATVDAEGVKAVRAWIAGMKR, encoded by the coding sequence ATGATCCCGAGACTCCCTCCTGCCGGGGCTTTGCGGGTTGCGGTGCTGGGAGCTGCACTGACGTTGGTTGGCGCGGCCCCCGCAACCCCGGTCAATAACACCGCCATCACCGCCAGCGGCTATCCCGCCACGCTCGCCGAGTTCGGATTCTTCGCCGATGCCGCCGCGCACAAGCCTGCCGCCGGGGTCACGCCCTATCGCCTCAATACCCCGCTGTGGTCGGATGGCGCGGAAAAGCACCGGTTCCTCTACCTTCCGCCCGGAGCGAAGGCCAAGGCCGGCGGCGAGGGCCTGCTCGAGCTTCCGGTCGGCGCGGCGCTGATCAAGACCTTTGCTTTCGGCGAGCGCCAGATCGAAACCCGCGTCCTGCTCCACCGGGCCGAGGGCTGGGTGGCGCTGCCGTACAAATGGAACGAAGCGCAGACCGAGGCGAAGCTGACGCTGGGCGGCGCGCGCGTGGCGCTGACCACGCCGCAGGGCGCGGCGATCAGTTATTCCATCCCCAACAAGAACCAGTGCAAGGAGTGTCACGGCTTCGCGGGCGTGGTCACCCCGATCGGACCGAAGGCGCGCAACCTCGCGCCCGCCTGGCTGGCGGCGCAGGTCAAGGCAGGGCGGCTCGATCGCTCCCCTGCGGTCGCCATGCGCCTGCCGCTGTGGGAGGAGCGCGGCAAATCCCCCGCCGCGCCGGTCGCGCGCGGCTATCTCGATGCCAACTGCGGACACTGCCACAACCCCGCCGGCTCGGCCTCGAACAGCGGGCTCGACTTGCGCTGGGAGCAGAACGATCCCGCGTTGCTCGGGACCAACAAGCGCCCGGTCGCCGCGGGGCGCGGGGCAGGGACCAACGAGTTCGACGTGGTCCCCGGCGATCCCGACCACTCCATCCTTACCTACCGCATGGCCAGCCTCGAAGGCGGGGTGGCGATGCCCGAACTGGGCAAGGCGACGGTCGATGCCGAGGGGGTGAAAGCCGTCCGCGCCTGGATCGCGGGGATGAAGCGCTGA
- a CDS encoding parallel beta-helix domain-containing protein gives MKFASFVALAALVSTSAQAKTIAVEAGEGAQQRLQEALIAAQPGDVVQIGEGRFALTDGLSLDADKVTVRGMGMERTILDFTGQQGAGEGLLVTSDDVTLRDFAVENAKGDAIKSKGADRIVYYRVRAEWTGGPKETNGAYGIYPVQSTGVLIDGVVAKGASDAGIYVGQSKAITVRNSRAEGNVAGIEIENSRDALVSGNYVTRNTGGILVFDLPSLPVMGGGNVRIEHNLVIANDTPNFAPKGNIVASVRRGTGAMVMANDSVWVENNVFDQNPTSQVMVISYPRAYKDATYNPVPRRVTIGANTFGRGGYDPQVDGAPMLSAAFGGALPPVLYDGLGDPATTLAVAPGTPAWTLGLTKQGDEATSGKPGLARLPAKLPAGSAKLPAIGAPAELDARIAG, from the coding sequence ATGAAATTCGCGTCATTCGTTGCGCTTGCCGCGCTGGTTTCGACAAGCGCTCAGGCGAAGACCATTGCGGTCGAAGCGGGCGAGGGCGCGCAGCAGCGGCTTCAGGAAGCGCTGATCGCGGCGCAGCCGGGCGATGTCGTCCAGATCGGCGAGGGCCGCTTCGCGCTGACCGACGGGCTCAGCCTCGATGCCGACAAGGTCACCGTGCGCGGGATGGGGATGGAGCGCACGATCCTCGATTTCACCGGCCAGCAGGGTGCCGGAGAAGGCCTGCTGGTCACCTCCGACGACGTCACCTTGCGCGATTTCGCGGTCGAGAACGCAAAGGGCGACGCGATCAAGTCCAAGGGCGCCGACCGGATCGTCTATTACCGCGTCCGCGCCGAATGGACCGGCGGCCCAAAGGAGACCAACGGCGCCTACGGCATCTACCCCGTGCAGAGCACCGGGGTGCTGATCGACGGGGTGGTCGCCAAGGGCGCCTCGGACGCAGGCATCTACGTCGGGCAGAGCAAGGCGATCACCGTCCGCAACAGCCGGGCGGAAGGCAACGTCGCCGGGATCGAGATCGAGAACAGCCGCGATGCGCTGGTCAGCGGCAACTACGTGACGCGCAACACCGGCGGCATCCTGGTGTTCGACCTGCCCAGCCTGCCCGTGATGGGCGGGGGCAACGTGCGGATCGAGCACAATCTGGTTATCGCCAACGACACTCCCAACTTCGCACCCAAGGGCAACATCGTCGCCAGCGTGCGCCGCGGGACCGGCGCGATGGTGATGGCCAACGACAGCGTTTGGGTCGAAAACAACGTGTTCGACCAGAACCCGACCAGCCAGGTGATGGTGATATCGTATCCGCGCGCTTACAAAGATGCGACCTACAACCCCGTGCCGCGCCGGGTGACGATCGGGGCGAATACGTTCGGGCGGGGCGGCTACGATCCGCAGGTGGATGGCGCGCCGATGCTGTCGGCGGCTTTCGGCGGGGCGCTGCCACCGGTGCTGTACGACGGGCTGGGCGATCCGGCGACGACCCTGGCGGTGGCGCCGGGGACACCCGCATGGACGCTGGGGCTGACCAAGCAAGGCGACGAAGCGACCAGCGGCAAGCCGGGATTGGCCAGGCTGCCGGCCAAGCTTCCCGCGGGATCGGCCAAGCTCCCGGCGATCGGCGCGCCGGCTGAGCTGGATGCCCGGATCGCGGGATGA
- a CDS encoding DUF2147 domain-containing protein: MPRIVLTVAAFAATTANAAPASIAGNWNTDDGRAIVTVAPCGGGLCATISRFLFAEPPGGVRDAKNPDPKLRNRRVLGSNVLWNLKPAGKTWAGTGYSARDGRTFKATASSDGGRLNLKGCVMVFCKTVVWTRVQPLT, encoded by the coding sequence TTGCCCCGTATTGTCCTGACTGTGGCCGCGTTTGCCGCCACTACCGCCAACGCTGCCCCGGCGTCGATTGCGGGCAACTGGAACACCGACGACGGCCGCGCGATCGTCACCGTCGCCCCGTGCGGCGGCGGGCTGTGCGCGACGATCAGCCGCTTCCTGTTCGCCGAACCTCCAGGCGGCGTCCGCGATGCGAAGAACCCCGACCCCAAACTGCGCAACCGCCGCGTCCTGGGCAGCAACGTGCTGTGGAACCTCAAGCCCGCGGGCAAGACTTGGGCCGGCACCGGCTATAGCGCCCGCGACGGCCGGACTTTCAAGGCGACCGCGAGCAGCGACGGCGGACGCCTCAACCTCAAAGGCTGCGTGATGGTATTTTGCAAAACGGTTGTGTGGACGCGGGTCCAACCCCTGACCTGA
- a CDS encoding DUF1330 domain-containing protein encodes MPAFVVACFDITDPAGYEAYRPAVLPTLQAHGCEVLAADYASQTIEGQPGHVTVILKFASKAAATAWYESPEYQAIKSLRTDNSQGTVVLVDAWSPSE; translated from the coding sequence ATGCCAGCCTTCGTCGTCGCCTGCTTCGACATCACCGACCCAGCGGGATACGAAGCCTATCGTCCCGCCGTATTGCCGACGTTGCAGGCGCATGGCTGCGAAGTTCTCGCCGCCGATTACGCTTCACAAACCATCGAGGGCCAGCCGGGCCACGTCACGGTGATCCTCAAATTCGCCTCGAAGGCTGCGGCGACGGCTTGGTACGAATCGCCTGAGTATCAGGCCATCAAGTCCCTGCGGACCGATAACAGCCAGGGCACGGTGGTCCTCGTCGACGCGTGGTCGCCGTCGGAGTGA
- a CDS encoding NAD(P)(+) transhydrogenase (Re/Si-specific) subunit beta has protein sequence MVEHVAALPAWVLLAYLASGVLFILALRGLSSPATSQRGNRQGMLGMAIAVATTLLTQAPIPPGALLPKPTPQDLRVLFQILGAIAIGGAIGVVTARRIAMTAMPQLVAAFHSLVGLAAVLVGWAAYLNPEAFGIVGTDGLINPTSRVEMALGIAIGAITFSGSIIAFLKLAGKMSGAPIMLPGRHVINLGTLFAILGLVGFFTQDESLWIIATITALSFVIGFLLIIPIGGADMPVVVSMLNSYSGWAAAAMGFTLHNTAMIITGALVGSSGAILSYIMCKAMNRSFISVIAGGFGAEGGSGGDGAAKTDRPWKRGSAEDAAFLLEQAETVIIIPGYGMAVAQAQHVLREMGDLLKKEGVSVKYAIHPVAGRMPGHMNVLLAEANVPYDEVFELEDINSEFAQADVAFIIGANDVVNPAAKTDKSSPIYGMPVFDVEKAKTVMFIKRSMGGVGYAGVDNDVFYMDQTMMLLGDAKKMVEEIVKSLGH, from the coding sequence GTGGTCGAGCACGTCGCCGCGCTGCCGGCTTGGGTGCTGCTCGCCTATCTCGCCTCGGGAGTGCTCTTCATCCTTGCGCTGCGTGGGCTGAGTTCGCCCGCCACCTCGCAGCGCGGCAATCGCCAGGGCATGCTGGGGATGGCGATTGCGGTCGCCACCACGCTGCTGACCCAGGCACCGATCCCGCCGGGGGCGCTGCTGCCCAAGCCGACGCCGCAGGACTTGCGGGTGCTGTTCCAGATCCTCGGCGCGATTGCCATCGGCGGGGCTATCGGAGTGGTCACCGCGCGGCGCATCGCAATGACTGCGATGCCGCAGCTCGTGGCGGCGTTTCACAGCCTGGTCGGCCTCGCCGCGGTGCTGGTCGGGTGGGCGGCCTATCTCAATCCGGAGGCGTTCGGCATCGTCGGCACCGACGGGCTGATCAACCCGACCAGCCGGGTCGAGATGGCGCTGGGCATCGCCATCGGCGCAATCACCTTTTCGGGTTCGATCATCGCCTTCCTAAAGCTTGCGGGCAAGATGAGCGGCGCGCCGATCATGCTGCCGGGGCGGCACGTGATCAACCTGGGCACACTGTTCGCGATCCTCGGCCTAGTCGGGTTCTTCACTCAGGACGAGAGCCTGTGGATCATCGCCACGATCACCGCGCTGAGCTTCGTCATCGGCTTCCTGCTGATCATCCCGATCGGCGGGGCGGACATGCCAGTCGTGGTCTCGATGCTCAATTCGTACTCGGGTTGGGCCGCGGCGGCGATGGGCTTCACGCTCCACAACACCGCGATGATCATCACAGGGGCGCTGGTCGGATCGTCGGGCGCGATCCTGTCCTACATCATGTGCAAGGCGATGAACCGCAGCTTCATAAGCGTGATCGCGGGCGGCTTCGGCGCCGAGGGCGGCTCGGGCGGCGACGGCGCGGCCAAGACCGACCGCCCGTGGAAGCGCGGCAGCGCCGAGGACGCGGCGTTCCTGCTCGAACAGGCCGAGACCGTGATCATCATCCCCGGCTACGGCATGGCGGTGGCGCAAGCGCAGCACGTGCTGCGCGAGATGGGCGACCTGCTCAAGAAGGAAGGGGTCAGCGTCAAGTACGCGATCCATCCCGTCGCTGGCCGCATGCCGGGGCACATGAACGTGCTGCTGGCCGAGGCCAACGTGCCCTATGACGAGGTCTTCGAACTCGAGGATATCAACTCCGAATTCGCCCAGGCCGACGTCGCCTTCATCATCGGCGCCAACGACGTGGTCAACCCGGCGGCCAAGACCGACAAGTCATCCCCGATCTACGGGATGCCGGTTTTCGACGTCGAGAAGGCCAAGACCGTGATGTTCATCAAGCGGTCGATGGGCGGCGTGGGCTATGCGGGCGTCGACAACGACGTGTTCTACATGGACCAGACCATGATGCTGCTGGGCGACGCAAAGAAGATGGTCGAGGAAATCGTCAAGTCGCTGGGGCACTGA
- a CDS encoding NAD(P) transhydrogenase subunit alpha produces MDFISILSIFVLACFVGYYVVWSVTPALHTPLMAVTNAISSVIIVGALVAAAAKGSFEATWLGLLGVVLASVNIFGGFAVTARMLAMYKKKER; encoded by the coding sequence ATGGACTTCATCTCGATCCTCTCGATCTTCGTTCTCGCCTGCTTCGTGGGCTATTACGTCGTCTGGAGCGTCACCCCCGCGTTGCACACCCCGCTGATGGCGGTGACCAACGCGATCTCCTCGGTGATCATCGTCGGCGCGCTGGTCGCGGCGGCGGCGAAGGGCTCGTTCGAGGCGACTTGGCTCGGCTTGCTCGGGGTGGTGCTGGCGAGCGTCAACATCTTTGGCGGGTTCGCGGTCACCGCGCGGATGCTGGCGATGTACAAGAAGAAGGAGCGTTGA
- a CDS encoding endonuclease domain-containing protein — protein sequence MLQGDKPTVARARQLRRTMTLPEVLLWQRLRQRPGGFKFRKQHPAKPYVLDFYCHEARLVIEVDGQSHGMGDRPEQDIARDAHFRAKGINTLRLPAREVLHDPDAAAEAVVALCTDARSTA from the coding sequence ATGTTGCAAGGCGACAAGCCGACCGTTGCACGGGCGCGCCAGCTACGTCGGACGATGACCTTGCCAGAGGTGCTGTTGTGGCAGCGATTGAGGCAGCGGCCAGGTGGCTTCAAGTTTCGCAAGCAGCATCCGGCCAAACCTTACGTGCTGGATTTTTACTGTCATGAGGCTCGTCTGGTTATCGAAGTAGACGGCCAATCGCATGGTATGGGGGATCGCCCCGAGCAAGACATCGCGCGGGACGCTCACTTTCGAGCAAAGGGCATCAATACTCTTCGGCTTCCGGCTAGAGAAGTGTTGCACGATCCCGACGCGGCTGCCGAAGCGGTCGTCGCGCTGTGCACAGACGCTAGGAGCACTGCGTAA